The following coding sequences lie in one Arachis ipaensis cultivar K30076 chromosome B03, Araip1.1, whole genome shotgun sequence genomic window:
- the LOC107633695 gene encoding probable methyltransferase PMT15 has protein sequence MQNWVHFNGDRFRFPGGGTMFPRGANAYIDEIAKLIKLRDGSIRTAIDTGCGVASFGAYLLSRDILTVSFAPRDTHEAQVQFALERGVPALIGVIASKRLPYPSRAFDIAHCSRCLIPWGQFDGIYLTEVDRVLRPGGYWILSGPPINYAKHWRGWERTRQSLKDEQDSIEEVAKSLCWKKLVERGDLAIWQKPTNHVHCKMQRKIFKNGKPFCQAQDPDAAWYTKLDTCLTPLPDVNDIKEVAGGKLPKWPQRLTSIPPRISSGSLEGISGEMFKEDTELWKRRVAYYKKLDHQLAEKGRYRNVLDMNSYLGGFAAALVDDPVWVMNVVPVEAEINTLGAIYERGLIGTYQNWCEAMSTYPRTYDFIHGDSVFSLYQNRCNMEQILLEMDRILRPQGGVVLRDDVDVLTKVKSFADAIQWESRITDHEDGPYNRQKIFVAIKEYWTAPPPQNQDQDIK, from the exons ATGCAGAATTGGGTCCATTTCAATGGAGACAGATTCCGATTCCCCGGTGGAGGAACGATGTTTCCGCGTGGAGCTAACGCTTACATTGATGAGATTGCGAAGCTGATTAAGCTTCGAGATGGGTCCATCAGAACCGCCATTGATACGGGTTGTGGG GTTGCAAGTTTTGGAGCATATCTTTTGTCCCGTGACATATTAACAGTGTCATTTGCACCAAGAGACACACATGAGGCACAGGTTCAATTTGCATTGGAACGAGGTGTCCCTGCTTTGATTGGAGTCATTGCCTCAAAAAGACTTCCATACCCTTCAAGAGCCTTTGACATTGCTCATTGCTCACGTTGCCTTATTCCTTGGGGCCAGTTTG ATGGAATATACTTAACTGAAGTGGATAGAGTGTTGCGTCCTGGTGGGTATTGGATCCTATCAGGACCACCAATAAACTATGCTAAACACTGGAGAGGGTGGGAGAGGACACGTCAGAGCCTCAAAGATGAACAAGATTCcattgaagaagttgctaagagTCTTTGTTGGAAGAAACTTGTTGAGAGAGGTGATCTTGCTATTTGGCAGAAACCCACCAATCATGTTCATTGCAAGATGCAGAGAAAAATCTTCAAGAATGGTAAACCCTTCTGCCAGGCACAGGATCCAGATGCAGCATG GTACACAAAATTGGACACCTGCTTAACCCCACTACCTGATGTAAACGACATAAAAGAAGTTGCTGGTGGAAAATTACCAAAATGGCCCCAGAGGCTAACCTCAATTCCACCAAGGATAAGCAGTGGAAGTTTGGAAGGAATAAGTGGTGAGATGTTCAAAGAGGACACTGAATTATGGAAAAGGAGAGTTGCATATTACAAGAAACTTGATCACCAGCTAGCAGAGAAAGGGAGGTACAGAAATGTGCTTGATATGAACTCTTACTTGGGTGGATTTGCAGCTGCACTTGTTGATGATCCTGTTTGGGTCATGAATGTTGTTCCTGTTGAGGCTGAAATTAACACTCTTGGTGCCATTTATGAACGTGGATTGATTGGAACCTATCAAAACTG GTGTGAAGCCATGTCTACCTACCCAAGAACTTATGACTTCATTCATGGTGATTCAGTGTTTAGCCTCTATCAAAACAG ATGCAACATGGAGCAGATTCTGTTAGAGATGGATAGGATTTTGAGGCCACAAGGTGGTGTCGTATTGCGTGATGATGTTGATGTGTTGACCAAGGTGAAGAGCTTTGCAGATGCAATCCAATGGGAAAGTAGAATCACTGACCATGAAGATGGACCTTACAACAGACAAAAGATTTTTGTAGCAATTAAAGAATATTGGACTGCACCACCACCACAAAACCAAGATCAAGACATAAAATAG